The Euphorbia lathyris chromosome 2, ddEupLath1.1, whole genome shotgun sequence genome includes a window with the following:
- the LOC136217794 gene encoding protein RETARDED ROOT GROWTH, mitochondrial isoform X2, which translates to MYQIHGFGSIDLKRIQAENFCNVVPPNSRSTNYIVLRYCDFPSQISALGVREYISCRYMVVFQYGSAVLFNIEDPEVESYLEIIRKYASGLLPEMRKDDYAIKEKPLLVEDMQGGPDYIVLKTLDTDSIRIMGSVLGQSIALDYFVSQVDGMVEEFAGINRAMEKTGTFTMDRKKLLQLVGKANSNLADVILKVGLFERSEIAWRDAKYAQIHEYLREEYEVTQRFGNLDFKLKFVEHNIHFLQEVIQNRRSDLLEWCIIFLLSVENIISVYEIVQG; encoded by the exons ATGTACCAG ATTCATGGTTTTGGCAGTATTGATTTGAAGAGAATTCAAGCAGAGAATTTTTGCAATGTTGTTCCTCCCAACTCTCGTTCAACAAATTATATTGTCCTCAGATATTGTGATTTTCCTTCGCAAATTTCA GCCCTTGGAGTCAGAGAGTATATCAGTTGTCGGTACATGGTTGTATTCCAATATGGATCAGCTGTTCTCTTTAATATTGAGGATCCTGAAGTTGAAAGTTACTTGGAGATAATAAGAAAATATGCTTCTGGTTTGCTTCCAGAGATGAGGAAAGATG ATTATGCCATAAAAGAGAAGCCGCTCTTGGTTGAGGATATGCAGGGAGGTCCAGATTACATAGTTCTCAAAACTTTAGATACTGATAGCATTCGCATAATGGGAAGTGTGCTTGGACAAAGTATTGCTTTGGATTATTTTGTTTCACAG GTTGACGGAATGGTTGAAGAGTTTGCTGGAATAAATCGAGCCATGGAAAAAACTGGAACTTTCACTATGGATAGGAAGAAGCTCCTTCAACTTGTTGGAAAGGCTAATTCGAATCTAGCTGATGTTATTCTCAAAGTTGGCCTTTTCGAGAG GTCTGAAATTGCTTGGAGAGATGCAAAATATGCTCAAATACACGAGTATCTTAGGGAGGAGTATGAAGTAACTCAACGCTTTGGGAACTTGGATTTCAAATTGAAATTTGTGGAG CACAATATTCATTTCCTGCAAGAAGTTATTCAGAACAGGCGATCAGATCTTCTGGAATGGTGCATTATTTTCCTGTTAAGTGTTGAGAATATTATATCAGTATATGAGATAGTTCAGGGATAG
- the LOC136217795 gene encoding uncharacterized protein At5g01610, whose translation MEKALTKVASFKVGGSWISKKAKEELSNISEDITTFSNTVEEKAKWVFNKLKGKPVKGLPELLREYNLPPGLFPQNITCYEFDETKAKLIVYLPSACEISFKDSSVVRYATRVKAILMRGKLTGIEGMKTKVLVWVKVTSVGVEGYKSDKVWFTAGVTKSRSRIAYDVPQAAVRVDDF comes from the exons atggAGAAGGCACTCACAAAAGTTGCCAGCTTCAAAGTTGGGGGCTCCTGGATCTCTAAGAAAGCCAAAGAAGAACTCTCCAACATTTCTGAAGATATCACT ACTTTCTCAAACACTGTTGAAGAGAAAGCAAAATGGGTTTTCAACAAGCTGAAAG GAAAACCAGTGAAAGGCTTGCCAGAGCTTCTCCGAGAGTACAACTTGCCACCCGGTCTGTTTCCCCAGAACATAACATGTTATGAATTTGATGAGACAAAAGCCAAGTTGATAGTGTATCTGCCTTCTGCGTGTGAAATAAGCTTCAAGGACTCATCGGTAGTGCGGTATGCAACTCGAGTAAAAGCgatcctgatgagaggaaagctCACAGGTATAGAAGGAATGAAGACAAAGGTCCTGGTTTGGGTTAAGGTTACAAGTGTGGGAGTTGAAGGTTACAAGTCTGATAAGGTTTGGTTTACAGCCGGAGTCACCAAATCCAGGTCTAGAATTGCTTATGATGTGCCTCAAGCTGCTGTTAGAGTAGATGATTTTTGA
- the LOC136217794 gene encoding protein RETARDED ROOT GROWTH, mitochondrial isoform X1 codes for MGKWRASVSLLLNHIPRKTPNLLSPNPYSRFPRILNPFRPLNHGVHIFNLRSFSAIPSRVSVYSNDIDYESRDFTPDYTLGRREDEEIVKIPVKAYFLCTSIDLKRIQAENFCNVVPPNSRSTNYIVLRYCDFPSQISALGVREYISCRYMVVFQYGSAVLFNIEDPEVESYLEIIRKYASGLLPEMRKDDYAIKEKPLLVEDMQGGPDYIVLKTLDTDSIRIMGSVLGQSIALDYFVSQVDGMVEEFAGINRAMEKTGTFTMDRKKLLQLVGKANSNLADVILKVGLFERSEIAWRDAKYAQIHEYLREEYEVTQRFGNLDFKLKFVEHNIHFLQEVIQNRRSDLLEWCIIFLLSVENIISVYEIVQG; via the exons ATGGGTAAATGGCGAGCTTCTGTTTCACTTCTCCTCAACCACATACCCAGAAAAACCCCTAACTTACTTTCACCTAATCCCTATTCACGCTTTCCAAGGATCCTTAATCCCTTTCGCCCTTTAAACCACGGTGTTCATATCTTTAATTTAAGGTCATTTTCGGCAATCCCATCTCGGGTTTCTGTTTATAGCAATGATATTGACTATGAGTCTCGTGATTTTACGCCCGATTACACCCTGGGACGTAGGGAGGATGAAGAGATCGTAAAAATTCCTGTTAAAGCATACTTTCTATGTACCAG TATTGATTTGAAGAGAATTCAAGCAGAGAATTTTTGCAATGTTGTTCCTCCCAACTCTCGTTCAACAAATTATATTGTCCTCAGATATTGTGATTTTCCTTCGCAAATTTCA GCCCTTGGAGTCAGAGAGTATATCAGTTGTCGGTACATGGTTGTATTCCAATATGGATCAGCTGTTCTCTTTAATATTGAGGATCCTGAAGTTGAAAGTTACTTGGAGATAATAAGAAAATATGCTTCTGGTTTGCTTCCAGAGATGAGGAAAGATG ATTATGCCATAAAAGAGAAGCCGCTCTTGGTTGAGGATATGCAGGGAGGTCCAGATTACATAGTTCTCAAAACTTTAGATACTGATAGCATTCGCATAATGGGAAGTGTGCTTGGACAAAGTATTGCTTTGGATTATTTTGTTTCACAG GTTGACGGAATGGTTGAAGAGTTTGCTGGAATAAATCGAGCCATGGAAAAAACTGGAACTTTCACTATGGATAGGAAGAAGCTCCTTCAACTTGTTGGAAAGGCTAATTCGAATCTAGCTGATGTTATTCTCAAAGTTGGCCTTTTCGAGAG GTCTGAAATTGCTTGGAGAGATGCAAAATATGCTCAAATACACGAGTATCTTAGGGAGGAGTATGAAGTAACTCAACGCTTTGGGAACTTGGATTTCAAATTGAAATTTGTGGAG CACAATATTCATTTCCTGCAAGAAGTTATTCAGAACAGGCGATCAGATCTTCTGGAATGGTGCATTATTTTCCTGTTAAGTGTTGAGAATATTATATCAGTATATGAGATAGTTCAGGGATAG